ACCTCACCATTGCGATTCCGCCAGCGCGCCAGTCGATAGACCAGGCTCTTGAATACGTCTTTCAAGGGAGCAAAGCCCCCGGCCATGTCACCATACAGAGTGGCGTACCCCACGGACATTTCGCTCTTGTTGCCCGTGGTCAGAAGCATGCGCCCGCTCTTGTTGCTGATCGCCATGAGAATGATCCCCCGGCAACGAGCCTGAATATTCTCCTCGGTGACATCCATGGGCTGACCCGCGAACTCTTCCTCAAGCATTTTCAGAAACGCCTGAAAGGCCGGTTCGATAGGGATGATGCTGTGCTTCACACCCATGCGCCGCGCCTGTTCAAGAGCATCTTCGTTGCTCATGTCCGCCGTGTAGCGTGAAGGCATAAGCACCACCTCAACCTGCTCCGCACCCAGGGCATCCACGGCTATGGCCAGCGTCAACGCCGAATCGATACCACCGGACAGACCCAGCACCACTCCCTGAAACCCGGCCTTGCGTACATAATCACGTACTCCCAGCACCAGGGCCGCATAGACCATGCTCTCTTCATCAGGACATTGGGCAATCTCTGCCTCCAGGGGCACGCCATGATCGTCCAGAAGGAGCACATCCAGGGCTTCTCCAAAAAACCTGCTGCGCTGACACATGCTGCCCTGGCCATTCATGCAAAAAGAGCCGCCGTCGAATACCAGCTCATCCTGACCGCCTACCAAATTGACATAGACAACGGGCAAGCCCGTCTCCCGGGCGCGTTGCGCCACGACCTGCTCCCGCTCCCTGCCCTTGCCCGCCTGGTAAGGCGATGCATTCAGATTGAGAATCAGGCGTGCGCCGACCTCCGCGGCCTTGCGTGCGGGCCCGGTGTACCAGATATCCTCGCAGACACTCAGACCTACGGGAATGCCTGCCACTTCCACTACGCAGGCCTGATCCCCCGGAGAAAAGTAGCGTTTTTCATCGAACACACTGTAATTGGGCAGTTCTGTCTTGAAATATTCAGCAATAATCTCCCCGTCATGTATCACCCCGGCGGCATTGTAGAGCCGACCGGCCTTGCGGCGCGGATAACCAATAACCAGGTCGATGCCCTGTATCTGCTGACAGATAGTATCCAGGGCCTGCTCCACATCATCGAGGAACTCCGGGCGCAACAGCAGATCTTCCGGGGGATAACCACAGAGGCACAACTCGGGAAAAATTACCGCGCCAGCTCCAAGCACGTCTCTGGCACGTACGGCCAGGGCCATGATCTGCCGGGTATTGCCTTTGATATCTCCCACGGTGCAGTTGGTTTGAGCGAGGGCTAGAACCCTGGGCATGATCAGACTATCTCCAGTTCTTGCAAACAGTGGTAAAGTATCATACCTGAATCCGTGGATTCAGGATCATATTGAGCGGGCAAGGATAGAAAGCAATATCCCGCCACCACCAGGAAAACTTTGATCTGTTTATGCAACCGAACTCTGCAAAAACTTCACTGGAATTTCTGCCAACAACCGCCGGCCCGGTGAATCACCCCGACTTGGATCCGGATGCCCTGGAACCCTGGCCGCAGGCGGCCTCCCGGGGAACAGAATCCGGGAGCTTCTCCTCATGAAGATCATTTTCCTGCTCTCCGCCATTCTACTCATTTGGTGGATACTCAAGACACTCAGACGCAACCGCATGACGGATGCGGAACCCCGCATCAGGAACATGCTACCCTGTGATTACTGCGGCCTGCATGTTCCGGAAGATGAAGCCGTACAACACCAGGGACGATCTTATTGCTGCAGGGAGCATGCAGAAAGGAACCAGCCCTGATGCGAGCGGACCGAATGGCTGACCGACTCATCGTGGTACCTGATGCCTACAGCCGCCACAAGCGGCTCATGCACCTTTATTTCACTTACAGGGTGATGCTGGCCATGGGTTTTGTGGTATTTGCTGCGATCGGAATTGGCCCCTCCTTCCTGGGCACAGCAGCGCCCAAACTGCACATCATCACGGTTCTGGTTTACCTTGTTCTCACCATGGCTTCCCTGGGACTGAGTTTCTTCAACCTGGAAGCCATGGAGCTGGAATATTCATTTGCCATTCTCGTGGACAGTGCAGTCATCGGCATCCTGCTATATACCTCCGGTGGTCCCCAATCCGGGTTGGGGATACTACTGGGTATTTCCATTGCCTTTGGCGCCCAGGGAATGCCTTCCCGAACGGCCATGCTTTCAGCAGCCATTGCGACGGCCGCCATATTCATTGAATCCTGGGTGGCCTCGGTAATCAACGGCACCCCGATCCGGCATTTTTCCCTGCTAAGCATGCTTGGGATCTCCTATTTCATTCTGGCTTACCTGTCCCGCGAACTTTCGACCCGCACCCTGCTCAGTGAACGCCTGGTCAAACAGCAAGGCAAAGACATCGCTGATCTCACGGAACTGAATGAACAGGTCATTCACCACATGCAGACCGGGGTGGTCATTCTGGATGCCAAAAACAGAATCAAGATGCTCAATGACGCTGCCTGGCAGTTTCTGAACCGCCCCATCAGCACCGTCGGCCACACCATGAGACAAATCAGCCCGGAGCTGGAGAAAGCACTGCAGGATTGGAAAAAACAACCCTCTTCCCGGCGACGGCATTTGCATACCCAGGCCGAGGGCAACGACCTGATGGTGAAATTTCAACGGCTGGGTGAGACTGAAGAGGCGGGAACCCTGGTCTTTCTGGACGATGCCTCCCGTGCCGCAGAAGCCGCCCAACAGCTGAAACTGGCCTCTCTGGGTACCCTGGTAGCCAGCATCGCTCACGAAATACGCAATCCTCTGGGTGCTATCGGCCATGCCAGCCAGTTACTACAGGAATCCGGGGAGCTTCAAGGCACCGATCGACGCATGGCTGAAATCATCGATCAGAATACCAACCGTCTGAATGACGTGATCGAGAACATTCTGTCCCTTTCCCGACAGCGTTCGGTAAATCCTGAGCATATCCGCCTGGAACTCTGGCTGGCAAAGCTGAGCAAGGAACTGGCACGCAATCATATGTTGCAGGACAACCAGATCGTTTACTATCTTTCCCCCAGAGAAACCAGCCTGACCTTTGATCCACAGCAACTCTCCCAGGTCATCAATTCCCTGGTGGACAACGCGGTAAAACACCAGCCTGAAAAAGGAGAGCAACTGGTAATCACCATTACCGGCGGCCTGGACAACACCACCCGGGATGGCTATATCGAGGTCATCGATAACGGCAACAGCATACCCTCAGATATTATCGACAAACTGTTCGACCCCTTTTTCACCACCAGCAACGAAGGTACCGGGCTTGGGTTGTACGTGGTAAAGGAGCTGTGCGATGCAAACAATATCCGCATCAGCTATATTCCTGTTTCTGCTGGTGGCAACTGCTTCAAGCTCAAGTTTCCACGACAATGACCAGCCAAAGGACTGCAAGCCATGGACAATCCCACAGCCCTGATCGTTGATGATGAACCGGACATCCGGGAACTCCTTGAACTGACCCTGCAACGCATGGATATCGACACCGTAACCGCTGCCGACCTGGGTCAGGCCAGGAACGCCCTGGCCACACGGAACTTCCAACTCTGCCTTGCGGACATGCGTCTTCCCGATGGAGACGGGATCGACCTGGTCCGGGAGATTCACGAGGAACACCCGGGAACCCCTGTTGCCATGATTACTGCCCACGGCAATATGGAAACTGCCATACAGGCACTCAAAGCCGGCGCATTCGATTTTGTCTCCAAGCCTGTGGATCTTTCCGTTCTGCGCAACCTGGTCGTTACCGCCCTGAAACTTCAGGAACCGGGAAAGCAGCAGATCTGCGAGGATGATCAGGAAGATTCTCAATGCCCTTTACGCGGTGCTTCCGCTGCCATGGACAAGGTACGCAGCCTTATCAGCAAACTGGCACGCAGCCAGGCTCCTGTGCATATTACCGGAGAGTCGGGCACG
This sequence is a window from Thiolapillus brandeum. Protein-coding genes within it:
- a CDS encoding NAD+ synthase, which gives rise to MPRVLALAQTNCTVGDIKGNTRQIMALAVRARDVLGAGAVIFPELCLCGYPPEDLLLRPEFLDDVEQALDTICQQIQGIDLVIGYPRRKAGRLYNAAGVIHDGEIIAEYFKTELPNYSVFDEKRYFSPGDQACVVEVAGIPVGLSVCEDIWYTGPARKAAEVGARLILNLNASPYQAGKGREREQVVAQRARETGLPVVYVNLVGGQDELVFDGGSFCMNGQGSMCQRSRFFGEALDVLLLDDHGVPLEAEIAQCPDEESMVYAALVLGVRDYVRKAGFQGVVLGLSGGIDSALTLAIAVDALGAEQVEVVLMPSRYTADMSNEDALEQARRMGVKHSIIPIEPAFQAFLKMLEEEFAGQPMDVTEENIQARCRGIILMAISNKSGRMLLTTGNKSEMSVGYATLYGDMAGGFAPLKDVFKSLVYRLARWRNRNGEVIPERVIIRPPSAELRPEQQDTDSLPPYDILDEILRRYVEEDQGIREIIAAGFDQATVQRITRMVDINEYKRRQAPPGVKVTRRAYGRDRRYPIVNGYH
- a CDS encoding PP0621 family protein — its product is MKIIFLLSAILLIWWILKTLRRNRMTDAEPRIRNMLPCDYCGLHVPEDEAVQHQGRSYCCREHAERNQP
- a CDS encoding sensor histidine kinase; amino-acid sequence: MADRLIVVPDAYSRHKRLMHLYFTYRVMLAMGFVVFAAIGIGPSFLGTAAPKLHIITVLVYLVLTMASLGLSFFNLEAMELEYSFAILVDSAVIGILLYTSGGPQSGLGILLGISIAFGAQGMPSRTAMLSAAIATAAIFIESWVASVINGTPIRHFSLLSMLGISYFILAYLSRELSTRTLLSERLVKQQGKDIADLTELNEQVIHHMQTGVVILDAKNRIKMLNDAAWQFLNRPISTVGHTMRQISPELEKALQDWKKQPSSRRRHLHTQAEGNDLMVKFQRLGETEEAGTLVFLDDASRAAEAAQQLKLASLGTLVASIAHEIRNPLGAIGHASQLLQESGELQGTDRRMAEIIDQNTNRLNDVIENILSLSRQRSVNPEHIRLELWLAKLSKELARNHMLQDNQIVYYLSPRETSLTFDPQQLSQVINSLVDNAVKHQPEKGEQLVITITGGLDNTTRDGYIEVIDNGNSIPSDIIDKLFDPFFTTSNEGTGLGLYVVKELCDANNIRISYIPVSAGGNCFKLKFPRQ